In the genome of Mucilaginibacter sp. 14171R-50, the window ATCGCGAAAACTATGAAATTATCCGACCCGAAGACGTTGGCTTCCCGAGCGCGAGTATTGTTTTAACCGCACGCAGCGGCCGACACGCACTTAAATTCCACCTGGAAAGATTAGGGCACAAGTTGGATAAAGACGAGCTGTATGATGCCTACAAACGCTTTTTAACGCTTGCCGATTCAAAGCTGGATATAAATGATGATGACCTGCAGGGCCTGATGGCGTACAGGCTGGTAAAGAACTAAGTAATGGATACAGCAACGCAAGTGCATTTGGATTTTGACGCGGCCTACCAACGGCTCAAAGATGTGGTGAAACATACGCCCCTGGAGTACAACGAACGCCTGTCGGCAAAATACGAATGCGATATTTATTTAAAACGCGAAGATCTGCAGATAGTACGCTCTTATAAATTAAGGGGCGCGTATAACCTGGTAGCGCAGCTAAGCGATGAACAACTGGCAAAAGGCGTAGTTTGCGCCAGCGCGGGCAATCACGCGCAGGGCGTGGCCTATTCATGCAAAAAAAAAGACATCAAAGGTGTTATTTTTATGCCCGAGATTACCCCGAAACAAAAAGTTAAGCAAACAGAGATGTTCGGCAACGGCAATGTAGAACTGGTTTTAACCGGCGATACTTTTGACGACTGCCTGCGGGAAGCCTTAATTTATACAAAGGAACACGATATGGTTTTCATCCCGCCTTTTGATGATTACCGGACCATTGAGGGCCAGGGTACTGTGGGTGTAGAAGTACTACAGGACCTGCCAGCCTTTGATGTGGCCATAATGCCTGTTGGCGGTGGCGGCCTGGCCGCGGGCATGGGAACCTATCTTAAGCAACAACTGCCCAATATCACCCTGATAGGCGCAGAACCTGAAGGCGCACCTTCTATGCGTACTTCTATAGAAAATGGGGAAAACACTGCCCTGGGAGACATTGACCGGTTTGTTGACGGCGCCGCCGTAAAACGTGTGGGCGATAAAACGTTTGCCATTTGCCGCGAGATATTGGATGAGATGCTTACCGTGCCCGAGGGTAAGGTTTGTACTACCATCCTAAGGTTATACAATGAGGATGCCATTGTGGTTGAGCCCGCGGGCGCTTTATCGGTAACCGCGCTTGATGCTGTTAAAGAGCAGATAAAAG includes:
- the ilvA gene encoding threonine ammonia-lyase IlvA, translated to MDTATQVHLDFDAAYQRLKDVVKHTPLEYNERLSAKYECDIYLKREDLQIVRSYKLRGAYNLVAQLSDEQLAKGVVCASAGNHAQGVAYSCKKKDIKGVIFMPEITPKQKVKQTEMFGNGNVELVLTGDTFDDCLREALIYTKEHDMVFIPPFDDYRTIEGQGTVGVEVLQDLPAFDVAIMPVGGGGLAAGMGTYLKQQLPNITLIGAEPEGAPSMRTSIENGENTALGDIDRFVDGAAVKRVGDKTFAICREILDEMLTVPEGKVCTTILRLYNEDAIVVEPAGALSVTALDAVKEQIKGKKVVCVISGGNNDIDRMQEIKEKSLLYEGLKHYFIVRFPQRPGALKLFVNNVLAPGDDITRFEFIKKNSKENGPALVGIELKNAEDYPALLQRMEEHRFEVIELNRDQTLFEYLV